The genomic window AAAGACCATTAGATTTGAAGATTTGGTTGCTGATCCCCATAGAATAGTGCGTGAAGTCTGTGATTTTTGTGAAATCGAATTTGATCCAGTTATGCTGAACGTGCCAGTCGTAGGATCTTCGCTGGGAAAGGACGAGCCCAGTTCAAGGGGGATATCGTCCAGCAATATTGCCTCTTGGGAATCGGATGGCGGTTTGTCGAGTTCAGAAATATTTTGGATTCAAAAAGTTGCGGGGCGTAACCTTGCGCGAGCAGGCTACGAGCTGTCTAAAAAGGGTCGCTGTTCTTTCCGTGTTGGCAGTGATTTGCTTACGTTTCCGTTCAAATGTCTTTTTGCACTAGTGCTTAATACGGGTCGAATGGCGAATCTGCTGAGCACGATAAGACGGCGATTCGGGGGTGCTCGTGCCTAGGGTTGCAATTATTGAGCCTGTCGGCGGTCACGGTGGGATGAACTATTATGATCTCGGGCTTCTGAAGGGGGTTATTGATGCCGGCACCGACGCACTCTTGTATACGTCAGAGGAGACTAATGTCAGTCCGGAGATGTCCTGTTTTGTGCGAAGGTATTTTAGGGGTGTCTGGGGCCCCAAAAACAAACTTTTTCGAGCAAGCCGCTTTGTTTTCGGCATGGTTAAATCATTACTGCACGCGCGGTTTTCAAGATGTAATATTGTCCACTACCATTTTTTCCATTATGGAATTATGGAGCTCTTTATGGTTCTTGTTGCGCGGTTGCTTCTCTTTAAAGTGGTCGTCACCGCGCATGATGTTGAGAGTTTCAAGGGCGGTCAAAAAGATTGGCTTGCAGAGATAATTTTAAAGGTGGCAAGTGTTGTTATTGTCCATAACCAGATCAGTAAAAAATCTCTTGTAGAGAAGTTGAGTTTGACTGAGTCTTACATTTATGTGATTCCGCATGGAAACTATTTCGATTTTATCGAACGGAGACCAACAAAGACTGCCGCTAGAGAAGCACTGGGAATTCCTAAAGATAAGATGGTTGTGCTATTTTTTGGGCAGATAAAGAGGGTGAAGGGCCTGGAAGTTCTCCTGAACGCATGGGGTGAAGTTGTCGCTAATGAACCAACTGCTCATTTGGTAATCGCTGGTAAGGTCTGGAAGGATGATTTTTCTGTATATCAGGATCTGATTGATGATTCCCTGCTCTCGGATAGCGTTTCAACTTTTGTGCGTTATATACGTGATGAAGAAGTAGCGGACTTTTATTGTTCGGCGGACCTGGTTGTACTTCCCTATCACCAGATCTTTCAAAGCGGTGTTTTGCTAATGGCGATGAGCTATGGAGTCCCGGTGCTGGTTTCTGATATAGCTGGGATGATGGAGGTTATTGGCAACGACGAGTTTGGATTGAGTTTTGAGAAAGGTTGTCCGAAGGATCTCGCAGTAAAGACCCGCAACCTATTGAAAAGTCCCGATTCCCTAGATCGCTATGCTGATTTGGGCATAAAGAGAATGAATGAAAGCTATAGCTGGGGAAATATCGGAAGGCTGACCGCGGAGCTTTTTCGTTCCCTTTGAATGTATAGGAAGTCTCCGGTGGCGAGAGTTTCGCGTGGGCGCCAATTGTGAAGTCCAATTAAGGGGTGTCACTTATCCGGTGCTGAAGATTTGGATCTCCGCGTTGGAGGCCCTAAAGCTGTTCTCTTTAGTTCAAGCATCTGAGGACTAATAAACGTTGTAATGGTCCAGAGTTCTAGAGACATGATTCTATATTTACTGCCATTGGGCCATGTTATTAGTCATGCTTTTGATGCTTATTCATGGGAATGTAGATTTGCTTTTCCAAGAATGGTACTTGAGGTGTTGGGGGCATCTTTTTTATTAGTTGACTTCAGATTCATGATGCTCGCTAGCGTTTGATACTTATGGGGTAAGGTGCTCAACTGAACGATAACTGGCGGTTATATTTGATAGAAGCTGGATCCAGCAATCGATGATGATCCGGCTTCGCTATAGTTCGTGCTCTATCCTGCGGCCTTGGTGATGCTTCTGCATTCTTCAGTCAAAACGTAGATGTAATGCAAAGTAATCGATTTAGCCCAAAAGGGCTATTTTTTGAGGTTAATTAAAGTGAATAAAATTATTGCTCGCGGCTTATTCGTAGTTTTGTTGGCCGCGGCGCTCTTTGCCGGGCTGAAGTCCACGCCGGTACCACAGGTGGTTTCACACTTTGACCTAATCCTTCACTTCGGTGCTTTTGCTGCGCTCGCAGGGCTTTGGATGATTGGCTTTACGCGGCCGCCAGTTGGTATTTTTGTACTAATTACAATTGGGCTGGGTATTGAAGTGTGGCAGGGCTGGATGCTGCCGGGCCGGACGGCCGATGGCTGGGACATATTGGCCAACTCGCTTGGGGTTTTTTGTGGTTGGTTCTCCATATTGCTTTTAAGCAGGTTTGTATTGTCGCGAGCGGATAAAAAGGCGGGGCTTGTCGAAATTTCGATCAAAAATTCAAAATAAAATCGTGATTTGTATCTCGTTTTTGTGTTGATTGGTGTCACATCTGTGGCATCATTTGAGACCTAAAACAAGAAGCCCGAAAGGGCTGGCCAGGGGTCATGAAGAGCGTACCGCACCTGGGGAACAGGGCAGATTTTGGTCTGCCTTGTGGCGCGGTCGACCCACCTCTTTGCAGGGGATGACCAGGGATACTGGCAGGGAAGAATTTTTCTGGGGGATTTTCGTGGGGCAAGGTTGGATTCGCAGCCACCAGAGTAGCTTGGCTGCTGTATACCGTTTACTGGACGGCGCGCTGATTCTGGGCGCGCTGTTTACCTGCATTACTGCCTTTGGTCACAGCATTACTACCGAGTGGGTGCTGCTGGGGCTGATTGCGGCCGTCGGCTTTGCCGTGATGGCGGAGTCTGTGGATCTCTACCGTTCCTGGCGAGCGGACACTTACCTGCAGATGGTGGCCTACACGGCCTTTGCCTGGTGTGCACTGGGCGCGGTGCTGCTGGTGCTGGGTTATTTCAGCAAGACCAGTGTGGGCTATTCGCGCTTGATCGTGGGCACCTGGGCCGGTTCCACGCTGGTGTTGCTGTGTGCCTGGCGCTTTGGCTTGCGCCAGTTGCTGTTTGTGTTGCGTTCACGTGGCTTCAATACTCGCAGCGCCGCTGTGATCGGCGTGACGGAAGCCGGCCTGCGGCTGGCCCGCAACCTGAATAATGAGCCGCAGCTGGGTATCCGCGTGCAGGGCTTTTATAGCGTGCCGGATTGTGCCGGTTGTGATCAGTCCATGCTGGAACTGGAGCCGGTCAAACTGCTGGGCAGTGTGGAAGATGCCGTGGCGGCAGCCCGCGCCGGCGAGCTGGACCTGGTTTATATCGCCCTGCCCATGCGCGAGGAGCAGCGCATTGCCGATATTCTGCAGGCGCTGGCAGACACCACGGTCACGGTGCACCTGCTGACAGACCTGTTCGTGAGCAACCTGTTGCACGCGCGCTGGCGCCAAGTGGGGGATTCAAGCCTGCTGAGCGTGTACGACACGCCCATCGAGGGCTTGAACAGCTGGCTGAAACGGCTTGAGGACCTGCTGCTGTCGTCCGTCATTCTGCTGTTGATTTCACCATTGATGCTGCTGATCGCTGCGGCGATCAAACTGACTTCACCAGGGCCGGTGATTTTCAAGCAGCACCGCTATGGGCTGGATGGCCGCGCCATCAAGGTGTGGAAGTTCCGCTCCATGACCACCCAGGACAATGGTGACAAGGTGGTGCAGGCGCAAAAGGGCGATGCGCGCATTACGCCGGTGGGCGCTTTTTTACGACGCACCTCGCTTGATGAACTGCCGCAGTTTATCAACGTGTTGCAGGGGCGCATGTCCATCGTCGGCCCGCGCCCGCACGCGGTGGCCCACAACGAGGAATACCGCCAGCTGGTGAGCGGTTACATGCTGCGGCACAAGGTAAAGCCGGGCATTACCGGCTGGGCCCAGGTAAACGGCTGGCGCGGTGAGACGGACACGCTCGAGAAAATGAGCAAGCGGGTGGAGCACGATTTGCATTACATCCGCCACTGGTCACTGTGGCTGGATATCCGCATCGTGCTGATGACGGTATTCAAGGGCTTCACCGGCAAGAATGCCTACTGAGTTGGGCAGGGCTCAACGGTAGCCAGCCGGTGTGGCAGGACAATTGGGGTGCATAGGCACCGTTCGGTTTGGCCGGGCGGTGCATGACTTGTTTTTAGGGATATGGGAAAACGATGATGAAAAAAACAACTCTTTCTCTGGCGATCGGCCTCGCGACCCTCGTAGGCACGGGTGTTGCCTCCGCGCGGTCTGAGGCCGATGCCGGTGCGGTGGACTTGGGCAATGGCATCCTGTTTACACCGGTGCTGGACATGGGCCTGGTCTACGATGACAACGTCGTGCATACCGATACCAATCCCACCGACAGCTGGGTCACTGAGTTGCGCCCCAGTTTCCTGCTCTCTGCAGAGAATGACTTTTCTGAGTATGGCCTGCGTTACACCGTTTCCCACGGTGATTACCAGGACAGCAGCGAAGATAACTACACCGACCACATGCTGCAGGCCAATGCAGACTGGGAACTGAACGCCCGCCATCGCCTGGGCCTGGCTGCCAGCTACGAGGACCTGCACGAGATGCGCGGTACTGGCTACTCCCAGGGCTTTGGTGCGTTGCTGGACGAGCCGGACCGCTACTCGGAGAGCGATGTTTCCGGTGTCTACCGCTACGGCGCCGAGACTGCCCGCGGCAATATCGAGCTGGAAGCAGGCACCCGCGCGCGGGATTACGATCCCACCCAGTTCATCGACGGCGTGGAGCAGAATAACCCGCTGGCAGATGTGCGCGATTACGGCACCGACTACGGGGCCGCGCGCTTCTTCTATAACACCGGCGGCAAGACACGCCTGCTGGTGGAGGCGAAAGGTAGCCTGGTGGGGTATGACAATGCCGTGGCCGGTATCCCCAGCCGTGACAGCACCCAGAGCAGTGTGCTGTTTGGCCTGAGCTGGGAAGGCACAGCCAAGACCACCGGTACCCTGAAGGTGGGTGCGCGCTCCAAGCAGTTTGATGATGCCGCCCGTGAGGATTTCTCCGCGCCGGCGTGGGAGGCAGGTGTCATTTGGCAACCGCTCACTTACAGCACGTTTGAGTTCAGCACTGCGCGCCGCTTCGAGGAAGCCCGTGGTGACGGTGACTTCGCCGATGTCGAGGTACTGTCTGCCTCCTGGAACCACACCTGGCTCGAGCGCCTGTCCACTGACGTGATGTTCTATCACCAGAACATGGATTACGAAGGTACTGAGCGTACCGAAGACCGCCTCGGCGGCACATTCAATTTGAATTACGAGATGCGCCGCTGGTTGATCCTTACTGCCGGTTATGCCACCGGTAGCCAGGACAGCACTCTGCAGGGCTATGACTACGACCGCGCTGTAATGACGTTTGGCGCTCGCGTCACACTGTAAGAGTTGAAGCCGGGTATCGGACGCAAGCAATTAAGAGGTAACTACGGGTAACCATGATGGGACACACACGCTCACCTGGGCAGCGCGCATGGCGCGCAGCCCTGTCCATTTTCTCCGCACTGTGGCTGGTACTGGCCGCCGCTTCGGCTGTGGCCATTACCGACAGCACCCTGGTCGATAACTATCGCCTGGGTTCCGGGGACAAGATCCTCATCAATGTGTACGGCGAGGATGACCTGACGGTGGAGACCCAGCTGAGCGACAGCGGCCTGGTGAATTACCCGTTCCTGGGCGAGCTGAAAGTCAACGGCATGACCGTGGCGCAGCTGGAGGCAACCATCCACGGGGGCCTGAAGGACGGTTACCTGGTGAACCCCAATGTGCATGTGTCCATCATGGAATACCGCCCCTTTTATATTCACGGCGAAGTGGAGCGCCCCGGTGGTTACCCGTACCAGCCGGGCCTGACCGTGAGCAAGGCGGCGGCACTGGCCCAGGGCTTTACCGAGCGGGCGTCCGAATCCAAGATTTTTGTGGTGCGGGGCGATGATTCGAGCAAGACCCCGAAAAAAATCACCCTGAACACCGAGCTGCGTCCCGGCGATGTAGTGACCGTGGAACAGCGGTTCTTCTGAGGTAACCAATGAACGCGCAAGACAACAACACCCAGCAGGAGCGCTTACTTCAGGAGGAAGTGATTGACCTGCGCCAGTACTGGCGCATCCTGGACCGGTTCAAGTGGCGCATCGGTGCGCTGGCGGTGGCAGTAGCCATGCTGGCGGCGATGGTGGTGTTCTCCATGACACCGCGCTACCAGGCCACAGCGACCCTGATGATCGAGGCGGAGCAGCCCAAGGCGCTCTCCATCGAGGAGGTGTACGGGCTGGACTCCAGCCGCAAGGAATATTTCCTCACCCAGTTCGAAATCCTCAAGTCCCGCCGTATTGCCGAGCAGGTGGTGGAGCGGCTGAACCTGACCGAGCACCCGCTGTTTGACCCGGAGCAGCAGGAGCCTTCTTTTAAAGAGAAAGTGAAAGGCTGGCTGCCGTTCCTGGCTTCCAATGAAATCCTCAGCGAAGAGGAGTTGCGCGAACTGAAGCTGGAGAGCGTGACCAAGGCGGTGAGCGAAAACCTCACCATCTCGCCGGTGCGCAACACCCAGCTGGTGAAGATCAGCTTTGAATCCGAATCCCCCGAGCTGGCCGCGCAGGTGGCCAATACCGTGGCAGAAGTGTTTATCGACAGCCACCTGGAAGCCAAGCTGGATATGACCAAGCAGGCCACCTCCTGGCTGAATGTCCGCCTCGAGGACCTGCGCGTGAAGCTGGAGGACTCCGAAGCACGTCTGCAGGCTTTCCAGGAATCCCAGGGCTTGGTGGATGTAGCTGGCG from Microbulbifer aggregans includes these protein-coding regions:
- a CDS encoding glycosyltransferase family 4 protein, which encodes MPRVAIIEPVGGHGGMNYYDLGLLKGVIDAGTDALLYTSEETNVSPEMSCFVRRYFRGVWGPKNKLFRASRFVFGMVKSLLHARFSRCNIVHYHFFHYGIMELFMVLVARLLLFKVVVTAHDVESFKGGQKDWLAEIILKVASVVIVHNQISKKSLVEKLSLTESYIYVIPHGNYFDFIERRPTKTAAREALGIPKDKMVVLFFGQIKRVKGLEVLLNAWGEVVANEPTAHLVIAGKVWKDDFSVYQDLIDDSLLSDSVSTFVRYIRDEEVADFYCSADLVVLPYHQIFQSGVLLMAMSYGVPVLVSDIAGMMEVIGNDEFGLSFEKGCPKDLAVKTRNLLKSPDSLDRYADLGIKRMNESYSWGNIGRLTAELFRSL
- a CDS encoding VanZ family protein; protein product: MNKIIARGLFVVLLAAALFAGLKSTPVPQVVSHFDLILHFGAFAALAGLWMIGFTRPPVGIFVLITIGLGIEVWQGWMLPGRTADGWDILANSLGVFCGWFSILLLSRFVLSRADKKAGLVEISIKNSK
- a CDS encoding undecaprenyl-phosphate glucose phosphotransferase — encoded protein: MAAVYRLLDGALILGALFTCITAFGHSITTEWVLLGLIAAVGFAVMAESVDLYRSWRADTYLQMVAYTAFAWCALGAVLLVLGYFSKTSVGYSRLIVGTWAGSTLVLLCAWRFGLRQLLFVLRSRGFNTRSAAVIGVTEAGLRLARNLNNEPQLGIRVQGFYSVPDCAGCDQSMLELEPVKLLGSVEDAVAAARAGELDLVYIALPMREEQRIADILQALADTTVTVHLLTDLFVSNLLHARWRQVGDSSLLSVYDTPIEGLNSWLKRLEDLLLSSVILLLISPLMLLIAAAIKLTSPGPVIFKQHRYGLDGRAIKVWKFRSMTTQDNGDKVVQAQKGDARITPVGAFLRRTSLDELPQFINVLQGRMSIVGPRPHAVAHNEEYRQLVSGYMLRHKVKPGITGWAQVNGWRGETDTLEKMSKRVEHDLHYIRHWSLWLDIRIVLMTVFKGFTGKNAY
- a CDS encoding outer membrane beta-barrel protein translates to MMKKTTLSLAIGLATLVGTGVASARSEADAGAVDLGNGILFTPVLDMGLVYDDNVVHTDTNPTDSWVTELRPSFLLSAENDFSEYGLRYTVSHGDYQDSSEDNYTDHMLQANADWELNARHRLGLAASYEDLHEMRGTGYSQGFGALLDEPDRYSESDVSGVYRYGAETARGNIELEAGTRARDYDPTQFIDGVEQNNPLADVRDYGTDYGAARFFYNTGGKTRLLVEAKGSLVGYDNAVAGIPSRDSTQSSVLFGLSWEGTAKTTGTLKVGARSKQFDDAAREDFSAPAWEAGVIWQPLTYSTFEFSTARRFEEARGDGDFADVEVLSASWNHTWLERLSTDVMFYHQNMDYEGTERTEDRLGGTFNLNYEMRRWLILTAGYATGSQDSTLQGYDYDRAVMTFGARVTL
- a CDS encoding polysaccharide biosynthesis/export family protein, which translates into the protein MMGHTRSPGQRAWRAALSIFSALWLVLAAASAVAITDSTLVDNYRLGSGDKILINVYGEDDLTVETQLSDSGLVNYPFLGELKVNGMTVAQLEATIHGGLKDGYLVNPNVHVSIMEYRPFYIHGEVERPGGYPYQPGLTVSKAAALAQGFTERASESKIFVVRGDDSSKTPKKITLNTELRPGDVVTVEQRFF